DNA from Halogeometricum sp. S1BR25-6:
CGAAGTCGTCGTCGAACTCGGCGGCGCCTGTTCGGGGTGCGGCATCTCGAACATCACCGCGAACAACATCAAATCCGACCTCATCATGGACTTCGAGGACGTGACCGACGTGCAGGTGAAGGTCCCGAGTTCCGGCGACCACGGGGCCAGCACGGTCGAGGGCGGCCGCGGCGGCGAACTCCAGTACGGCGAGGAAGACACGGGGCACTTCTAAACCCACCTTTTTGGCGGGGTCCTCGACGACGGCGAAGCCGTCGCCTCGACCCCCGCCAAAAGCCTGGAGGGAAAAAGCCGCGACTCGCTTCGCTGGCGCTCGCTCGCCGCGGTACGACCGCTCGGAGTCTCCATTAGCCGCCGCTTCTCGCCGAAATCCACGGCGAGCGTGCAATACGGAATTCGGCTACGTTGAAACGCTCGGTTGCTGATAGTTTGCTAGGGCTGTGCTGAATAGAGAGCGCAAATCGGTCACGGACTCGGCACCTGCTGTAAGAGAATTGAATCGCTCAGAATAGGGGAGGTACGAATCGTTCGGTGAAGAAAGGTTACTTACCAGTACAATTCGTACAGACAGCCAATGAACGGGGCTTCTACTCTTCCCACCAAGTGTCCTGAATGCGGGGCAATTGAGTCCTATGTGAGGCGATTTGAGACTGGCGGAGGTTGGCGGTCCGTTTATCGGTGTTCAAACTGCGGACGGCAACATGTTCCATCGGACGGAGACACTGTTTCTTTCTGAATACGCACGTCTCTACTGAACGGCTGTTTCGCAATCAACGGCGTGAAACGAATCGCAGTGGCGTGCTGAATACGTCCTCTGTAGTCAACACGCGGTCTGTGTCAAGTACCACTGATTGCAACAGAAATAGATCTTCGGCTCGCTAACCGCTCTCCACCTCCGATTCGCCCGCTCACACTTTCACGAACTGCGCGCGTCCGCTCTGTCCGACCGTGATGCGGTAGCCCTCGTAGGTGAACGTCACCTCCACCTGCGCCTCCGGCGCGGGCGGGTTCGAGAACAGGTGGTCCAGCATGTGGTCGATCTGCGTATACGTCGGTTCGAGTCGGTCCGCAGCGGTTCCCTCCAACTCGGCAACGATTTCGGCCACCTGTACCGCCGGCTCCTCGGCGCTCGTCCGTAGCTGTCGCTGAATTATCGCGTCGTCCGGCGTCTCATCCATCCCACTAACTCCTCGCAACCGCCCGACAAATAATTCGCGTTCGTTCGTCGTTCCCGCGACCGACTCTCACTTCGAGAGCGCGTTCTCCAGACTCGACGCCACCGACCGCGCCTTCTCGGCGAGGTCCTCGCCGACGTTCCCCGCTTCGACCGCCGCGTCCAGTTCGTCGTCGTCGACGCGTTCGACCGTCCCGTCGGGGTGTTTTATCACGTCGACGTGCAGGTCGACGTAGCGCGCCTCGTCGGGGAAGCACTCGACGGGCGTGCAGACGTTCACGTACGTCCCCTTCAGGTCGCCGTCGGCGCTCCGGTAGACGGTCGGATACCACCACCGACCCTCGCGGAACTTCGTCAGGGCGGTGTCGCCCGACTCCCGCGGCGTTCCGAGGGCGTCGTACGTCCCGCCGCCGGAGAGCGACCGCTCCACGGAGAGAGTTCCGTCGGCGTCCCACTCGACCACCTCGCCCCGGCCCAACTGGAACGCCCGCCCGTCGGGCTTGCCGTGCCCGATGGCGACCCTGTCACCCTCGACGGGACCGAACTGTCGCGTCACCACGCCGAACGGGAACTCCCCCGAGGGAGCGCACATCGCCTCCACGAAGTCCACCCCGGCGCTGGCGGCCTCGCAGGAGGCTTTCGTCCGGTGGTGACCCGGCATCGTCGTCTCCACGTCCCGCCGGTGCTCGTCCAACGCGAAACGCGACTCGCGACCGAACCAGACCCACCGGCCCGCCCCGGGAACGGCGAGTCGCCGGAGCGGTTCGGGGTCGTCGTCCGCGTCCGCGAGGGCGTCGTCCATCGCTTCGGCGCGGTCGACTGCGCGTTCGAGGGCCGCGCCGAGGGCGTCCATGTCGGCCTTCGTGGCCGCGTGCGACCACTCGATGCCCCATCCCTCCGGTAGGTCGACGGAGAGGAAGTCGGTCATGCCGACGAGTTCGCGTCCGGCGGCGTCGTCGCGGGTGTCCACCGTGACGCCGTCGCGTCCGCGAACCAGCGTCGCGAGTCCCGCGCCGGCGCGCACGCCGGTTCCGAGCGACGCTCTCCGGTCGCTCCACGGCGGTTCCGGGTCGCGAACCTGCACGCGGACGGCGTCGCCCTCCTCGATTCGTTCGTCCGCCTCGCGGAACGGGAGGAAGCCCTCCGACTCACCGAGCGAGCAGACCGCTCCGGAGCCTTTCGTCTCCGTCACGCGGGCGTCGAAGACGGCGCCCGGCGGCGCGGGGTCGGCCCAGACGAACGTATCGATACCGACGGCTCCGAGTAGGTCCGTCACGGACCCGACGGCGTCGGCGTCGCCGTGGACGCCGACTCCCCGCCGGTCGTCCGTCGTCGCCGCCGTCACCTCGTGGTGGCCGTCCTCGAACTCCGCCTCAAAGCGGTCGCGGATGGGTTCGGAGGCCTGCACCACCTCGTGGCCGGCCTCCAACAGGAGGCGTGTCAGGGCCGTCGTGTAGATGCCGCGGACGCGGACGCGCGCGGACTCGGGTTCGGGTTCGGAGGCGGGCCCGGATTCCTCCTCGCTCATCGCAACGAGTCCGGGTCGCGGGCAAACCGGACGCGGGCGTCGACGGTCGGTCCGAGCGACAGTTCGACCGTCTCGTCGTTCAACACTCGTCCGCCCTCGACGGGAACGCCCCACGAGTCGAAGCGGAGGTAGCCCCGCAGGTCGCTGCCGTGCGTGAACAGGTCGACGAACTCCACCTCGTGTTCCTGTATCTCGTCGGCGCTGTGGGCCATCTCCATGTCGGAGTACATCGTTCCGCCGTCCTCGAAGAACGCGCGGATGGTCTCGGCGTCGCGTTCGACCGCGTCGGCGACGGCGTCGGAGGCGGTTCGAATCTCCTCGGTCGTGAGGCCGGCGTCGCGGAGGGCGGCCTGCGTGCGTTGGTCGAAGTGCATGTCGTCGGGAGTAGGTTCCCACACCCTTTCAAGCGCCCGTTTTCGGCCGCCGACGCCGCGGTCGGCCGAAGACGTTACGGGGTGCCCATTGTATTGTCAGGGCGAGATGGCAGAGAGACGAGACCCGGTCGAACGAGCATCGGAGCCCTCGACGGACCTCTACGACGTCTCCACGTGGGAGGAGCGGACGTCCGTCGACGGTCTCGCCGTGGCGCTGTATCGCCTCTTCACCGCGTCGGCCCGCATCGTCGTCGTCCTCCTCGCCCTGATACTCCTCCTCGCCATCGGCGGGTTCGCGGCGCTCACCACCCCCGAGATAGGCCTGCTCACGGCCCTCTCGGCGATTCCCGCGCTGGGACTCGCCGGCTACGTCTACTACACCGACGCGACGACGAACGAACCGCTGTCGCTCCTCGTCGGGACGTTCCTCCTCGGCGTGCTGACCGCCAACTTCGCCGCCGTCCTCAACGGCGCCCTCCAGCAGTACTTCCAGGCGCTCGGCGGCCTCGGCATGATACTGTTCTTCTACCTCGTCGTCGGCCCTGTCGAGGAGACG
Protein-coding regions in this window:
- a CDS encoding NifU family protein — protein: MTDDGDSLKRRIEDWMVGQMPIIQMHGGDSVVRKADPESGEVVVELGGACSGCGISNITANNIKSDLIMDFEDVTDVQVKVPSSGDHGASTVEGGRGGELQYGEEDTGHF
- a CDS encoding HalOD1 output domain-containing protein, with the translated sequence MDETPDDAIIQRQLRTSAEEPAVQVAEIVAELEGTAADRLEPTYTQIDHMLDHLFSNPPAPEAQVEVTFTYEGYRITVGQSGRAQFVKV
- a CDS encoding DUF402 domain-containing protein, whose translation is MSEEESGPASEPEPESARVRVRGIYTTALTRLLLEAGHEVVQASEPIRDRFEAEFEDGHHEVTAATTDDRRGVGVHGDADAVGSVTDLLGAVGIDTFVWADPAPPGAVFDARVTETKGSGAVCSLGESEGFLPFREADERIEEGDAVRVQVRDPEPPWSDRRASLGTGVRAGAGLATLVRGRDGVTVDTRDDAAGRELVGMTDFLSVDLPEGWGIEWSHAATKADMDALGAALERAVDRAEAMDDALADADDDPEPLRRLAVPGAGRWVWFGRESRFALDEHRRDVETTMPGHHRTKASCEAASAGVDFVEAMCAPSGEFPFGVVTRQFGPVEGDRVAIGHGKPDGRAFQLGRGEVVEWDADGTLSVERSLSGGGTYDALGTPRESGDTALTKFREGRWWYPTVYRSADGDLKGTYVNVCTPVECFPDEARYVDLHVDVIKHPDGTVERVDDDELDAAVEAGNVGEDLAEKARSVASSLENALSK
- a CDS encoding DUF7532 family protein, translated to MHFDQRTQAALRDAGLTTEEIRTASDAVADAVERDAETIRAFFEDGGTMYSDMEMAHSADEIQEHEVEFVDLFTHGSDLRGYLRFDSWGVPVEGGRVLNDETVELSLGPTVDARVRFARDPDSLR